A portion of the Stella humosa genome contains these proteins:
- a CDS encoding M20/M25/M40 family metallo-hydrolase translates to MDMHNDDGFDGEDILAGIREWIGVESPTVHPAGVNRMMDLAEQAMAAAGAAIERIPGTDGYGDVVRATIPGRKDGPGILVLGHLDTVHLVGTLDGPMPMRRDGDRFFGPGTYDMKGGMYLACHAMRRVVERSGGPELPVTFMFIPDEEVGSPSTRRLIEDEARRHAFVLVPEPAKGEAGRVVTGRHAFLRYKLRTHGRPAHAGSENNRLGRSAVRAMANLIEQIEGWSDRTRGQTYSVGVVRGGTFVNVIPIECYAEVLCVAPTEADMDLVRERMASLAGEADGVRVEVEAGSVRPLFRPHAGTLDLFESARAVAEGLGFALEHGQFGGGSDGNFTGALGIPTLDGLGVCGDGAHTHGEHLLVSSLAPRARLLAGLFERLQ, encoded by the coding sequence ATGGACATGCACAACGACGACGGCTTCGACGGCGAGGATATCCTGGCCGGCATCCGCGAGTGGATCGGGGTCGAGAGCCCGACCGTACATCCAGCGGGCGTCAACCGGATGATGGACCTGGCCGAGCAGGCCATGGCCGCGGCAGGTGCCGCCATCGAGCGCATTCCCGGCACCGACGGCTATGGCGACGTCGTCCGCGCCACCATCCCGGGCCGCAAGGACGGCCCCGGCATCCTGGTGCTGGGCCATCTCGACACCGTCCACCTGGTGGGCACGCTGGACGGGCCGATGCCGATGCGGCGCGACGGCGACCGCTTCTTCGGCCCCGGCACCTACGACATGAAGGGCGGCATGTACCTGGCCTGCCACGCCATGCGCCGGGTGGTGGAGCGCAGCGGCGGGCCGGAACTGCCGGTCACCTTCATGTTCATTCCCGACGAGGAGGTCGGCAGCCCGTCGACCCGACGCCTGATCGAGGACGAGGCCCGGCGCCACGCCTTCGTCCTGGTGCCGGAACCGGCCAAGGGCGAGGCGGGCCGCGTCGTCACCGGCCGGCATGCCTTCCTGCGATACAAACTGCGCACGCATGGCCGGCCGGCCCATGCCGGGTCGGAGAACAATCGCCTGGGCCGGAGCGCGGTGCGCGCCATGGCCAACCTGATCGAGCAGATCGAGGGCTGGTCGGACCGTACCCGTGGCCAGACCTACAGCGTCGGCGTCGTGCGCGGCGGCACCTTCGTCAACGTGATCCCGATCGAATGCTATGCCGAGGTCCTGTGCGTCGCACCGACCGAGGCCGACATGGACTTGGTTCGCGAGCGCATGGCGTCCCTGGCGGGCGAGGCGGACGGCGTCCGGGTCGAGGTCGAGGCCGGCTCGGTCCGCCCGCTGTTCCGGCCCCATGCCGGGACGCTCGACCTCTTCGAATCCGCCCGCGCGGTGGCCGAGGGCCTGGGCTTCGCGCTGGAGCATGGCCAGTTCGGCGGCGGCAGCGACGGCAACTTCACCGGCGCGCTCGGCATCCCGACCCTGGACGGGCTGGGCGTGTGCGGCGATGGCGCCCACACCCATGGCGAACACCTGCTGGTCTCGTCGCTGGCGCCGCGCGCGCGCCTGCTGGCCGGGCTGTTCGAACGGCTGCAGTAG
- a CDS encoding TauD/TfdA dioxygenase family protein has translation MTLSTRPLAPALGVEIFGLDLSQPFSEATAAELLDLYRRHHLLLLRGQQMGEDEQLRFAEVFGPISRRSPAMQKAKTAYVSNSRADGVLGQGELHFHSDNTFFVHPLKAIGLYGIEIPPAGGDTLFSNCAAVHAALPDGLRRRLEGLSSYQLFDYDGDYNKRSVEEGTPESAARAVHPLVWTDPDTGTKAVFLSEHTTVRINELPIAEGEALIAELRGWIADPRFGYRHRWQPGDMLLWDNIILQHAREPFDTSHRRTLRRTPIGDPEGERRFPQSRTVVGRLPYREPAAQTA, from the coding sequence ATGACACTCAGCACCCGACCCCTTGCCCCCGCCCTTGGCGTGGAGATCTTTGGCCTGGACCTGTCGCAGCCGTTCTCCGAGGCCACCGCGGCGGAACTGCTGGACCTCTATCGCCGTCACCATCTGCTGCTGCTGCGCGGCCAGCAGATGGGCGAGGACGAGCAGCTTCGGTTCGCGGAGGTGTTCGGGCCGATCTCGCGCCGCAGTCCGGCGATGCAGAAGGCCAAGACCGCCTATGTGTCGAACTCCCGCGCCGATGGCGTGCTGGGGCAGGGCGAGCTGCATTTCCACTCCGACAACACCTTCTTCGTCCACCCGCTGAAGGCGATCGGCCTCTATGGCATCGAGATACCGCCCGCGGGCGGCGATACCCTGTTCTCCAACTGCGCGGCCGTCCATGCGGCACTGCCGGACGGGCTGCGTCGTCGGCTGGAGGGGCTCAGTTCCTACCAGCTCTTCGACTATGACGGGGACTACAACAAGCGCTCGGTCGAGGAGGGCACGCCCGAGAGTGCGGCCCGTGCGGTGCATCCCCTGGTGTGGACCGATCCGGATACCGGTACCAAGGCGGTCTTCCTCAGCGAGCACACCACTGTCCGGATCAACGAGTTGCCGATCGCCGAAGGAGAGGCGCTGATCGCCGAGCTTCGCGGCTGGATCGCCGATCCCCGCTTCGGCTACCGCCACCGCTGGCAGCCCGGCGACATGCTGCTGTGGGACAACATCATCCTCCAGCACGCGCGCGAGCCCTTCGACACCAGCCATCGCCGCACCTTGCGGCGCACCCCGATCGGCGACCCCGAGGGTGAACGTCGCTTCCCCCAGTCCCGCACGGTCGTCGGCCGTCTACCCTATCGCGAGCCGGCCGCCCAGACAGCTTGA